GCTTGTGCTTTCCGGCCCGGAAGGCAGAACCCGTGTGGACTGCCGCCCCTCGGACGCCATTGCCCTTGCCATGCGCGCAGGGGCACCCATTCTGGTGGAAGAGGAAGTACTGCGCCTTTCTGCCGAGGAGCAGCAACGGGCAGAACAAAGCACTGCCGTGGAAGTTACCACGCCGATTCCTGATGCCGCCACAGACATGGTACGCCGCGTCGGTGCCCAAAAAGAGGCGGATATGCTGGGCGGCGCCCTGTTGCGCCACGGCGAGCTGCCCCCCTCCCTCTCCGCGGATGAAGAAACCCGATACCGCGAGATGCTGCGTTCTCTTGACCCGGTTTCACGCCGCAAGATGTAACCAGCCGCAACAATTCTCTTTATCCTTACCACACCGCCGCTTGTATGGATGTGCGTGGGTTTGGGCATCTTCTGTTTTCCCCATTTTTCGCACAGGTAGCTCTTTTCAGGGGCGATACGGCAGTTCTTGCGGGCAAGCCTGCACCCGGCAAATCCAGTTTTTTCCAGAACTCTAAAAATATTCTAAATAAAAAACGTCTCACCAACTGGCTAAAATCATGAATAAAATTTTTCAGCCCGCGCCAATAGCCGATTTCAGGTCCCTAAAGATATAGCGCCTTGCTCCGATTATTAGCAGCAATGGGGAAGCGAACCATGCTGCACTATCGACTATTCAAAGAAATCAACGACCTTTTTGCCTCTGGGCATGTCGAACAGGCCCGCCGCCTGCTCATGGAAGTGCAGTCGCGCAGCATAGCCCTGCACGATGAGCTCAACCTGTTGCAGACCCGCCTGAAGACCCTTGAAGAAGTCGTTGAGCTTGCCAGCAACCTGTTCCGCCGCAACGGCCTCTACTGGCTCAAGGCCAAGGACATAAATCTTGGGCCGTTCTGCCCGCGCTGCTACGAAAACGAGGGAGGCCTCATCCGCCTTGAACGGGCAGATGGCACGCTGCACTGTCCATACTGCCATGCAGTTCTCTCCTGCCCGCCGGAATTCTGCGGCAGCGAGGATGCGCAGCCACGTGCGCGCATAATCCCCTTTGCCAATTAGGTTGATTCTGACAAATCAGACACATAAACACCTTGCCGCCGTGACCAGCGACAAGGTGTTTTTTTATGGAGGACAAGCTATTACGCCCAGTCACGACAGGCATTCATCAAATTTCACGGCCCTGTTTTCTTGCGCAAGCCCGCTCCAGCGGGTATAGTGCTTTTACGGAAGCCACTGCCTGCCCTTTCTGCTGGCAGCTTTTCAACTGGTTATTCCGACAAGGACAAGCATGACCCGCCCACGGCAGATCCATGTTCTTCTTCTCAGCGAAAGCGAATCAATGGCCGCTCTGGACAGACGCGCTCTGCGCGAAGTCGGGGTTGACCGCATTGAAGGTCTGACCTCCGGCGTGGCGGCAGCGCGCATGTTGGCTGGCCTTGACGAATTTCCCCCTTCTTTCAAGCCCGATGTGGTCATCTGCTCGCAGCGCCTTTCTGACATGGACGGCGAACAGTTCTGCGCCATCCTGCGCCTGCACCCCCTGCTGCTCGACATGCCCGTACTGCTGATTCTGCCCCACGACAGCGAGGTGGAGCAACTCCGCACACTTGGCTGCGGCGCAAGCGCACTCATATCAAGGCCGTACTCCTTCAGCCAGCTCAAGGCCCATCTTGATTTTCTGGCCAACTCGCGTTCTTCGCTTGATGATCTGGAAAAAGCCGCCCACCTTGCAGACACCAGAGCCTTTGACGAGGCCGTGGCCACCTACGGTATCCTGCTCAAGCCCATTCGCCAGCCTGAAGACTATTTCCGCGTGGGCATGCAGTGCCTTGAACAGCGCAAATGGAACAGCGCCATCAATGCCTTCCAGCGGGCCATGCGTGGCGCGCTTATTCAGGGCAAGGCGGAGTTGGGCATGGCTGCGGCGTGGAAGGGCAAGGGCGACATGGCCCGCTACCGCCACTATCTTTCGCTGGCGGCAGCCACATTCGTGCGCGCGCGGCAGTGGAACCGCGCCCGCGCTGTCTATGCCCGCATGCTTCAGGAAGATCCCGCAGCGCGCAGCCCGTTTTTGTCCGAGGCCTTGCAGCAGATACGCCAGGGCAACTTTGATTTTGCAGCAGGAATTTTGGCTCAGGGGTACGAAATCACGCCCAGAGAGCAGATCAGTGAGCGCATGGCTCAGATATGCCTTGCAACAGATACCCCGGACGACATGCTGAAAAGCATGGAAGCCTGCCTTGAACAGGCCTTGGGCGCTGACGCCGAAGCCTTGAGCGCAGAAATCCGCACCACCCTTGAAACCCTGACCCGCGAGGCCGAGGCCAAAAAAATTGAGGACGCGGCAGAACGCCAGTGGCGGGCAGGCCGTCAGGCCGCCAGGGAGCGCGGAGACGCAGAAGGCACGCCCGCAGAATGGGCAAATGACCCTCTGATGCAGGTGGGTCAGGCGCAAATGGGCAATGTGCAGGCCAATCAGGCTCAGACCGCAGGCGTGGCCCCCCAGGCTGGTGCGCGGCAGCACGGGCAGATTGGCATTGCCCTTGCCGACGAGGACGAACCGGATACACCATCCCAGCAGGGTTCTGCCGCCAGAGCAGGTAATCTGCGCGCCGGGCAGGGTGCCTCCTCGCCAGTCATCCCCTTGTGGGGGGAGCATGAGGGCGCAGCCCAGGCAACGCAGAACACCCGCACCACGCAGGAGGCGCAGCCTGCCATTTCAGGCAATACCCCCATCCCGCCGCTGCTCGACCCTCTCGCGCGGGGCAAAAGTTCCGGAAGCCTGATTGGCGGCAAAAGCAGCCTCACGGACATGATGTCCATAGTAAAATTTACATGGAAGCAGGCCTTCCGCAAATAGCGAAGGCCTGACGGTATTCTTTCACCAGCATCGCCAGTATTGAAGAGGCGCAGGCGGGTTTTGCCCGTCTGCGCCTCTTTTTTACACCCGCACCACTTGATGCAGCCCTAACGCTTCACGCGCTGGAGCATGTCTTCGGTTGTAAGCGAGTGCAGATGCCGCACCCGCCAGAGGTAACATGCCGCCCCGAATCCCAGGGCCACGATGTAGGCAATCCAAAAGCCCGCCGCCCCCATCGAGGGGACCAGAAGGTTTGTACGTGCCAGGGCAAAACCTAAGGGCAGCCCGATAATCCAGTAGGCCCCAAAACAGATGACGGAAATAATCCGCGTATCGTTATGCCCGCGCAGAATGCCTATGCCCGTCACCTGCAAGCCGTCCACAATCTGGTAGGCGGCTTGATAAAGCAGGAGTTGCATGGCCAGGGCGGCCACCGCCGCATCCTGGGTATAAATAGCCACAATGCTATGGCGGAACAGCACGGTAAGCGTGGCAATGAGCAGCGCAAAAACAACGCTCAGGGTCAGGGCCGTGCGGGCCACAATCTTGGCGCGCTCGGCCTGTTGCGCCCCAAGGTAGCGGCCAACGCGTATGGTTGCCGTCATGCTGATGGAAAGCGGCACCATGAACACCAACGCGCCAAAGTTAAGGGCAATCTGGTGACCAGCCACCATGACCGTACCCAAAGGAGCCAGCAAAATAGCGCTGAGGGCAAAGAGCGAAACTTCAAAAAACAGGGCCAACGCACCGGGAAAACCAATACGGAATACCCGCAAGACCAGCGCCCCGTCAAAGCGTGGCTCTTCTGCGCTGCCGCGGCGAAACAGGGGCGCAAACAGCGGCCCCAGGCATTTATACTGAGGGTCGCGGCGCAGATAATACAGCATGCACAGGCCCATGAACCAGAAGCTGATGGCAGAGGCCACGCCGCAGCCCACCCCGCCAAGCTCCGGCAAGCCGAACTTGCCGTAAATAAAAACGTAGTTGCAGGGAACATTGAGCGCCAGCCCGAGCAGGCCTATGACCATGGCAGGCCGAGTGCGGGAAAAGCCCTCAAGAAAGCTGCGCAGGTTCACAAAAAACAGAAATCCCGGCAGCCCCCACATGATGGCGCGCAGATACGCCCCGGCCATGTCTGCAAGCGCGGGCTCAAGCCCAAAAAGATCCAGATGGAACGAGACCGCGTAATAAAAGCTCACCAGCACAACGCTCATGGCTAGGGTAAGCCACAAGCCCTGCCGCAGCAGATGCGCCGCACGGTCAGGCCGCCCGGAACCCACCAGTTGCGCGCTTAAGGGGGAGAGCGCCAGCAGACAGCCAATGCCAAGCAGGGCCACAGGGGCCCATATGGAACCCGCAACGGCCACAGCGGCCAGAGCCTGGGCGCTGTAAAGCCCGCTCATGGCAGTATCGGCAAAGGTCATGCCCGTTTGCGAAAGCTGGGCAATGAAGATGGGCAGCCCCACCGCGTAAAAACGGCGGGCCTCGGAAAGGGAGAATATTTTTTCAAACATAGGGTTCTCGCAGGTGATCCATGGCGGGCGTCAGAGCCAGCGCCAGAGCAAGCCGGAAGAGTCCGGGGTAAAACGTGTTCCGTCCGCGCCGCAACGCGCGAAACATGGGGAGGCAAAGGGCTACGGGCCGGGTTTGCCCTGCCTGGCTATAGCAGTTAACTCATTTCATTCGTAACCTGCTTCAGGGGTTGTCTCTAAATAAATGATTTTGTGCCAAGGGCAAGGAAAAAGGCTTTTTTTACGAAAGGAGTGTACTCGCTTTAGCCGTTGCGACAAAGGAAGCTACGGATGCTTCAAGCGTTGTGACGCAGGAAACTACGCTTGAAGACAGCACGCGTAACGACACGGTTTCATCGTTGCAATCGCTGTCGCCATCCGTAGGCCCTTCGGCAACGGCTGCCGCGAAGACAGCAGCGCTTACGGTACATGACTGGAGTAAAAAATGGCCTTTTGACGCAGCCAGTTGGCCAAAAGAATTATTTAGAAACAGCCCTAGCGCAAAAACAGCCCTTCAGAAGGCAGGGTCTTGCCCATGATATCTGCGGCACGCCCCACAAGGGATTGAATGGCAGCTCGCCCCGCCGGGCCGAGATCAAGGCTGAAATCCGTCACAAAGGTCTTGATATGGGCGCTGGTGACGCTTTCTTCCATTTCCTGCGCATGCGAACGGATAAATTCGCGCGAATCATCAGGGTGCGCGTTGGCGTAAGCCAGGCTGGCAGTAATGGTATTCTGCACGCGCCGGGCAAGGGGTATGGGCAGGTCGCGCCGCACGGCAATGGCCCCCAGCGGCAGCGGCAGAGAAAACTCCGCCTCCCACCACTGCCCCAGATCAAGCAGTTTTACAAGCCCCTGCCGGGCGTAGGTAAAACGCCCCTCGTGGATGATCAGACCAAGATCAGCCTCGCCGTTGCTCACGGCAGACATAACGTCGCTGAACAGCATCTCCTTGCGCGGCCCCTGAAAACCGCCGTGCAGGGTCAGCAGCAGGTTGGCCGTGGTCAGGAGGCCGGGCACGGCCACCGTGGCATTGCGCCAGTCTTCGGGCTTGAGGTTTTTGCGCGCCACCACAAGGGGGCCGCAGCCCCAACCAAGGGCAGCGCCCGAAGACATCAGGGCATAATCCTGCATGATCTCGGTGGTTGCGCCAAGCGACATTTTGGTGACGTCCAGCGCCTTTTGCCGGGCAAGGTTGTTCAGTTCTTCCACATCGGCCATATGCGGCGTGATGGGCGCGGGAACAGGCACCAGCCCATGCAGCATGGCATGAAAAATATAGGTATCGTTGGGGCAGGGCGAAAGACCGAATGACAGATTTGGCGGCGGCAAGGCAGACATTTTTTCCTCACGTTGACAGTGTGCGGCGGCGGGGCTTAATCTGCGAGCGGCATTTTGCCCCCAATCCATGCACAGGATTCAGATATGCTAGACGCAACATACTACGCCGCACTGGGCCTTTCGTCTATCCGCGAAAAGGTGCTCTCCGGGGAGCGGCTTTCGCCCGAAGACGGGCTGACACTGTTCAACTGCCCCGATATTACAGCCGTAGGCGCGCTCGCGCTGCACGTGCGCTGCCGCCTGCACGGCCACAAGGCCTTTTATGTGGTCAATCGGCAAATCAACTATACCAATGTGTGCGTCAACGGCTGCACCTTTTGCGCCTTCCGCCGCGACAGGGAGGACGAGCCGGGCGCGTTTGCCATGAGCCTTGACGACGTGCTGGCCCGCCTGCGCGCCGCAGACGCGACCCCCCTGCATCTGGACGAACTGCACATCGTGGGCGGCTGCCACCCCACGCGGCCCCTCGCCTGGTTTGAAGACATGATTCGCGCGGTGCGGGCCTTCAACCCCAACCTGCCGGTCAAGGCCTTTACCGCCGTAGAAATTGAACATTTTGCGCGTCTTGAAGGCATCAGCACCCTTGAGGTGCTCAAACGCCTGCAGAACGCGGGCCTTGTGATGATGCCCGGCGGCGGCGCGGAAATTTTTGACGAAGAGCTGCGCCCGCAGATCTGCCCGCACAAGGCCGATGCCAAGGCATGGCTGCGCATTCAGGGCGAGGCTCACAGCCTCGGCATTGCCACCAACTGCACAATGCTGTTCGGGCATATCGAATCATACGAACATCGTATCGACCACCTCTGCCGCCTGCGCGAGCAGCAGGACAAGAGCGGCGGCTTTACCTGTTTTATCCCCCTGCCCTTCCTTACGGATCACAGCCGCCTCAAGCTGCCGGAAGACAAGGTCGGCCCCCAGCGCGGGCTGGATCAGTTGCGCACTGTGGCTGTTTCGCGCCTCATGCTCGACAACATCCCCCACCTCAAGGC
This region of Desulfovibrio sp. genomic DNA includes:
- a CDS encoding bifunctional nuclease family protein, with translation MVEMRVFGLTIDPQSKTPIVVLREASGDAVLPVWVGAMEAMAISLVLNNENLPRPLTHDLFLMTLKAFKAELRRVEINDLREGTFYAVLVLSGPEGRTRVDCRPSDAIALAMRAGAPILVEEEVLRLSAEEQQRAEQSTAVEVTTPIPDAATDMVRRVGAQKEADMLGGALLRHGELPPSLSADEETRYREMLRSLDPVSRRKM
- a CDS encoding response regulator, encoding MTRPRQIHVLLLSESESMAALDRRALREVGVDRIEGLTSGVAAARMLAGLDEFPPSFKPDVVICSQRLSDMDGEQFCAILRLHPLLLDMPVLLILPHDSEVEQLRTLGCGASALISRPYSFSQLKAHLDFLANSRSSLDDLEKAAHLADTRAFDEAVATYGILLKPIRQPEDYFRVGMQCLEQRKWNSAINAFQRAMRGALIQGKAELGMAAAWKGKGDMARYRHYLSLAAATFVRARQWNRARAVYARMLQEDPAARSPFLSEALQQIRQGNFDFAAGILAQGYEITPREQISERMAQICLATDTPDDMLKSMEACLEQALGADAEALSAEIRTTLETLTREAEAKKIEDAAERQWRAGRQAARERGDAEGTPAEWANDPLMQVGQAQMGNVQANQAQTAGVAPQAGARQHGQIGIALADEDEPDTPSQQGSAARAGNLRAGQGASSPVIPLWGEHEGAAQATQNTRTTQEAQPAISGNTPIPPLLDPLARGKSSGSLIGGKSSLTDMMSIVKFTWKQAFRK
- a CDS encoding MATE family efflux transporter, yielding MFEKIFSLSEARRFYAVGLPIFIAQLSQTGMTFADTAMSGLYSAQALAAVAVAGSIWAPVALLGIGCLLALSPLSAQLVGSGRPDRAAHLLRQGLWLTLAMSVVLVSFYYAVSFHLDLFGLEPALADMAGAYLRAIMWGLPGFLFFVNLRSFLEGFSRTRPAMVIGLLGLALNVPCNYVFIYGKFGLPELGGVGCGVASAISFWFMGLCMLYYLRRDPQYKCLGPLFAPLFRRGSAEEPRFDGALVLRVFRIGFPGALALFFEVSLFALSAILLAPLGTVMVAGHQIALNFGALVFMVPLSISMTATIRVGRYLGAQQAERAKIVARTALTLSVVFALLIATLTVLFRHSIVAIYTQDAAVAALAMQLLLYQAAYQIVDGLQVTGIGILRGHNDTRIISVICFGAYWIIGLPLGFALARTNLLVPSMGAAGFWIAYIVALGFGAACYLWRVRHLHSLTTEDMLQRVKR
- a CDS encoding 1,4-dihydroxy-6-naphthoate synthase, giving the protein MSALPPPNLSFGLSPCPNDTYIFHAMLHGLVPVPAPITPHMADVEELNNLARQKALDVTKMSLGATTEIMQDYALMSSGAALGWGCGPLVVARKNLKPEDWRNATVAVPGLLTTANLLLTLHGGFQGPRKEMLFSDVMSAVSNGEADLGLIIHEGRFTYARQGLVKLLDLGQWWEAEFSLPLPLGAIAVRRDLPIPLARRVQNTITASLAYANAHPDDSREFIRSHAQEMEESVTSAHIKTFVTDFSLDLGPAGRAAIQSLVGRAADIMGKTLPSEGLFLR
- the mqnE gene encoding aminofutalosine synthase MqnE, whose protein sequence is MLDATYYAALGLSSIREKVLSGERLSPEDGLTLFNCPDITAVGALALHVRCRLHGHKAFYVVNRQINYTNVCVNGCTFCAFRRDREDEPGAFAMSLDDVLARLRAADATPLHLDELHIVGGCHPTRPLAWFEDMIRAVRAFNPNLPVKAFTAVEIEHFARLEGISTLEVLKRLQNAGLVMMPGGGAEIFDEELRPQICPHKADAKAWLRIQGEAHSLGIATNCTMLFGHIESYEHRIDHLCRLREQQDKSGGFTCFIPLPFLTDHSRLKLPEDKVGPQRGLDQLRTVAVSRLMLDNIPHLKAYWIMMAPKLAPVALWYGADDLDGTIIEERIGHMAGAQSAQGMTIEELEHLIRESGFTPVRRNATFNTLNDESTEARQ